The Nostoc cf. commune SO-36 genomic sequence AGATGCCTCAGCTAGGCTTGTCCTAGACATCGTTTCTCTCAACGTCAAGATATTATGTACTCGAACACCGTGCAGCTTGAGGTTTTGCATGAAAGTAGCAGTTTTCGGTACAAAAGCCTACGATCGCAAGTTTTTATCAACTGTAAATTCTCCCACCCAACACGAGTTAGTGTTTTTTGAACCCCGTTTAAATCGGGATACTGCTATCCTTGCTGCCGGATTTCCCGCAGTTTGCGTATTTGTACATGATCAGGTTGATGCCCCAACTTTAGAGATTCTCGCCTCACGGGGAACTCGCCTGGTTGCTCTTCGCTGTGCAGGGTTTAACAATGTAGACTTACAAGCCGCAGCAGATTTAGGAATTACCGTTGTCCGTGTTCCCGCCTATTCACCTTATGGGGTAGCAGAACACGCTGTCGGATTGATTTTGAGTCTAAATCGCAAAATTCATCGTGCCTACAACCGTGTTCGAGAAGGTAATTTTTCTTTAGATGGACTGTTGGGATTCAATTTACATGAGCGCACAGTGGGGATTATCGGCACTGGCAAAATTGGTCTGATTTTAGGACAGATTATGAAGGGGTTTGGCTGTCAGCTACTCGCATTCGACGTTTATCGCAATCCCGAATTGGAGGCGCTAGGTGGAAAGTATGTAGAACTACCTGAGCTATTTGCCAACTCTGATATTATCTCCCTGCATTGTCCCCTGATTCCTGAAACGCATCACTTGATTGACACTAAGGCTATAGAACAAATTAAGCCAGGTGTAATGCTAATTAATACTAGCCGAGGAGCGCTGATTGATACCCAAGCAGTGATTGAGGGATTGAAGTCTGGTAAAATTGGCTATCTTGGTGTGGATGTCTACGAACAAGAATCAGAATTGTTTTTTGAAGATTTGTCTGGTGAAATTATTCAAGATGATATTTTTCAGCGTCTGACAACGTTTCCTAATGTACTCATTACCGGACATCAAGCCTTTTTTACAGCAGAAGCTCTCCACAATATTGCAGAAACAACTTTTGCTAATATTAGCGATGTTGAAGAGGGTCGTACTTGTGCAAATGAAATTCGCGCTCAACTGCCAGCTAATATAAGCTAACGCTTGGCGAAAAGCCTTACCCAATTCAAAATGCTCATGACTTCACCAGGATTAGGACTAACTTGTAAAAGACTCCAATCCCCAACATCTCCGGGAATAAGCGATCGCAAATTCTATTCCCTAAAAAGTGGGCGATGTATTGAAATTGTTGTAAAAACTGGCAATATACCCTGTAAATGCCTGGTATTTAGTTGCTAACACAGAAACTGCGATCGCATTATACCAATTCTTTATGAAGCTGCATAGAATTCGATCCCCCCTAGCCCCCCTTAAAAAGGCTACCGTGTATACACAACTCGAATTACCCCCCTTAATCCCCCCTTTCCAAGGGGGGAAACCGGAAAATCTAGTTCCCTCCCCTTTCCAAGGGGAGGGTTAGGGTGGGGTAAAACCCTGGTTAATCAGCTATTTCAGACTTGTGTATACACGGTAGCCTTTATAAGGGGGGAATTCAAAGTCCCCCAATTTATCGGGGGATTTAGGCGGATCAAGATATGTGCAACTTCACATTAAATTGGTATTAGTGCGTAGGCGCTAGCCCGTCGTAGACATCGCACACATTGCACACAACATAATTCTCCATCAAATCAAAAAAGGCGTAGAAGTTCTGCTTCTTGTCGCCAGACATCGCCTTTTTTCTGTCTAAGATGTCATTATCTCAAGGTTTATGCTCAACTTGATAGCTCACCGAGTGGTAGGTAACACACAAACTATCCTATGATGAGTAGATTTGATAATCTGATGTCTGACTATGGCTGCTAATACTACTGACTTGGAGAAACGTTTATGGGAAGCAGCAGATGAGTTACGCGCTAACTCCAAGCTAAAATCTAGTGAGTATTCCATCCCGGTACTGGGGTTAATTTTCCTCCGCTACGCTGACTGGAAATTTACCCATGCTGAGGAGGATCTGAGAAATACAGGTAGTAAAAGACGTGGAGTTACCAAAGCAGACTACCAAGCAAAGGGTGTAATGTATTTGCCTGATGCTGCTAGATTCTCTACACTGCTGAATTTACCAGGAAGCGCAGATATTGGCAAGGGAATCAATGATGCCATGCGTGCCATTGAAGCAGAGAATGAAGAATTAAAGGATATTCTTCCTAAAACTTATAATCGCCTCGAAAACGACCTGTTATTTGATTTGCTGAAAAATTTTAACAAAGTCGAATTAGGCACAGATTTATCAGGGGATGCTTTCGGGAAGATT encodes the following:
- a CDS encoding 2-hydroxyacid dehydrogenase; translated protein: MKVAVFGTKAYDRKFLSTVNSPTQHELVFFEPRLNRDTAILAAGFPAVCVFVHDQVDAPTLEILASRGTRLVALRCAGFNNVDLQAAADLGITVVRVPAYSPYGVAEHAVGLILSLNRKIHRAYNRVREGNFSLDGLLGFNLHERTVGIIGTGKIGLILGQIMKGFGCQLLAFDVYRNPELEALGGKYVELPELFANSDIISLHCPLIPETHHLIDTKAIEQIKPGVMLINTSRGALIDTQAVIEGLKSGKIGYLGVDVYEQESELFFEDLSGEIIQDDIFQRLTTFPNVLITGHQAFFTAEALHNIAETTFANISDVEEGRTCANEIRAQLPANIS